In one window of Methanophagales archaeon DNA:
- a CDS encoding MMPL family transporter, with amino-acid sequence MLKGKIGIESALTKLAAFQCRYYKQIILAAVILTLFLGYGATNLHFQGNIEKEMPEDLPVFVLQDKIASKFKGEEFLVVAVCLNRDTGAKNVVSDIRDPRVIKSVIELHNRLEDESAVVGHVQSIAPFFKYGVPDDIEGVKRVLAAVPSAEYFFNRDYSITLVHVPISAGLSEDKVTEVTNIIKNDVDAITKPPGVEYKITGMAPLIIELLRLMREDMVFTTAVAAIIIFGLLVVLERSFAKGFLVFLPLIMALTWTFGLMGLLGIPVAISTVVIGAIILGLGVEYGIFMVSRYYEERSRGNTTRDALRIAVSNIGASTFGSAATTTAAFLALTLSVMPMVQHLGQTLALGIIFCWLAAAVVNPCFIVFEERVKARKLAKGLQKWVGKD; translated from the coding sequence ATGCTGAAAGGGAAGATAGGCATAGAAAGTGCATTAACAAAATTGGCAGCGTTTCAATGCCGGTATTATAAGCAGATAATACTGGCGGCGGTGATACTGACGCTGTTTTTGGGCTATGGAGCAACGAACTTGCATTTCCAGGGCAACATAGAGAAGGAGATGCCGGAGGATTTGCCCGTCTTCGTTTTACAGGACAAGATAGCGAGCAAGTTCAAAGGCGAGGAGTTCCTGGTCGTTGCGGTTTGCCTGAACCGGGATACGGGTGCGAAGAACGTAGTAAGCGATATAAGAGACCCAAGAGTGATAAAATCAGTGATTGAATTGCATAACCGGCTGGAGGACGAGTCAGCGGTAGTAGGTCACGTTCAGTCTATTGCACCGTTCTTTAAATATGGCGTTCCTGACGACATAGAAGGAGTGAAGCGTGTGCTGGCTGCGGTGCCCAGTGCTGAGTATTTCTTCAATCGCGATTACAGCATCACGTTAGTGCATGTGCCCATCTCCGCGGGCTTAAGTGAGGATAAGGTGACAGAGGTGACGAATATAATTAAAAATGATGTGGATGCGATTACGAAACCACCAGGGGTAGAGTATAAGATAACAGGAATGGCGCCACTAATAATAGAGCTGCTGAGATTGATGCGAGAGGATATGGTATTCACAACTGCGGTGGCTGCAATCATCATCTTTGGACTTCTGGTAGTGCTGGAGCGGTCGTTCGCAAAGGGGTTTTTAGTGTTTCTGCCACTCATCATGGCACTCACCTGGACTTTCGGGTTGATGGGGTTACTCGGGATACCTGTAGCTATCAGCACGGTTGTGATAGGAGCTATTATTCTTGGTCTGGGTGTTGAATACGGGATATTCATGGTATCGAGATATTATGAAGAGAGAAGTCGTGGTAATACAACGAGAGATGCATTGCGAATTGCGGTGTCTAATATAGGAGCATCAACGTTTGGCTCCGCAGCGACGACAACCGCGGCTTTCCTCGCGTTGACGCTTTCTGTGATGCCAATGGTTCAGCACTTAGGGCAGACACTCGCTCTGGGTATAATCTTCTGCTGGCTCGCAGCAGCAGTAGTAAATCCATGTTTTATCGTGTTTGAAGAGCGTGTAAAAGCGCGGAAATTAGCCAAAGGGCTGCAGAAATGGGTAGGGAAGGACTAA
- a CDS encoding CBS domain-containing protein, whose amino-acid sequence MGMNRKFRKLLNEQLQGMTVGDIMETNVITINEDATLEQLYSLISEYHHPGYPVVNKENKIAGVISYKDLFHVKREDWNRIRVKERMSTRLVCVSPGDSVIEAVEKMTEEGIGRLLVMEDDKLVGIVSRSAIMDGAIKRLSI is encoded by the coding sequence ATGGGAATGAATAGAAAATTCAGGAAACTTCTAAACGAGCAACTTCAGGGTATGACCGTGGGTGACATTATGGAAACGAATGTTATTACGATTAATGAAGATGCGACTCTTGAGCAGTTATATTCCTTGATTAGCGAATACCACCATCCGGGCTATCCAGTAGTAAATAAAGAGAATAAAATTGCAGGAGTTATTTCGTATAAAGATTTATTTCACGTGAAGAGAGAAGACTGGAATAGAATTCGTGTTAAAGAGAGGATGAGCACACGCTTAGTCTGTGTCAGTCCGGGAGATAGTGTTATAGAAGCGGTAGAGAAGATGACAGAGGAGGGAATTGGTAGATTACTCGTAATGGAGGATGATAAGCTTGTAGGGATTGTTTCGCGCAGTGCTATTATGGATGGTGCGATAAAGAGGTTGTCAATTTGA
- a CDS encoding tyrosine-type recombinase/integrase has product MPKRAPDPLTEEELNRILDAAIVNERDYLILRLLARTGIRIGELYGVYKKEEGRWKYGIQKKDIDFKNKRLWVYSLKQRKYVRREVLVDDATIALLKRYTERMKPGDYVFRSISYRQIQRLPKKYARLAGVDKNVSCHSFRHFFITNSWRKGIDIARLQYLAGHVDLKTTMIYTHVTTEDVERKYREIYDD; this is encoded by the coding sequence ATGCCAAAGAGGGCTCCTGACCCGCTCACAGAGGAAGAACTGAATAGAATTCTGGATGCTGCAATCGTAAATGAGCGTGATTATTTGATATTACGACTGCTTGCACGTACAGGTATTCGTATAGGTGAGTTATACGGAGTATATAAGAAGGAAGAGGGCAGGTGGAAGTATGGGATCCAGAAGAAGGATATTGACTTCAAGAACAAGAGGCTCTGGGTGTATTCATTGAAGCAGCGGAAATATGTGAGGCGAGAGGTACTGGTTGATGATGCCACCATCGCACTGCTGAAGCGATACACAGAGCGAATGAAGCCTGGGGATTATGTATTCAGGAGCATCTCATATCGCCAAATTCAGCGCCTGCCGAAGAAATACGCGCGGCTCGCAGGCGTGGATAAGAATGTATCCTGTCATTCCTTTCGCCATTTCTTCATCACAAATTCCTGGCGTAAAGGTATCGATATCGCGCGATTGCAGTATTTAGCAGGGCATGTGGACTTGAAGACCACAATGATCTATACACATGTTACGACCGAGGATGTGGAGAGGAAGTATCGGGAGATATACGATGATTGA
- a CDS encoding 50S ribosomal protein L32e, translated as MMSMSKSKSRRRSRKPKFERYGWRSKKKLSKSWRKPRGLDNKLREHIAAKGAWVKVGYRRKREERGLHPSGIREVLVYNPRELENLMPDEVAVRIASGVGGKKREQIEAEAASIGLRVLNPSSSPST; from the coding sequence ATGATGAGCATGAGCAAGAGCAAAAGCAGGCGTAGGAGCAGGAAGCCGAAGTTCGAACGATATGGATGGCGTAGTAAGAAGAAGCTGAGCAAGAGCTGGAGGAAGCCACGAGGGCTCGATAATAAGCTCAGGGAGCATATAGCGGCGAAAGGTGCATGGGTGAAAGTGGGCTACAGACGAAAAAGAGAAGAGCGGGGGCTGCATCCTTCTGGCATTCGTGAGGTACTGGTGTACAATCCGCGCGAGCTGGAGAATCTCATGCCTGATGAGGTGGCTGTGCGGATAGCGTCCGGGGTAGGTGGTAAGAAGAGGGAGCAAATAGAGGCAGAAGCAGCGTCTATCGGGCTAAGAGTACTCAATCCCAGTTCCAGTCCCAGCACGTAA
- a CDS encoding UbiA prenyltransferase family protein, whose translation MNLKENFKMLRVKEWIRFFTPIPLIGAILAHATPFAFILIGVIFFCVIGYGFVINNYFDVEIDKRNTKKVRMGKNPLSAGKVTKKETLVLMSLLLVIPIALSCFLTLTGALFTVLSISSLTLYSVKYIRLKERFIVDIITHGVMFGLFPFLAGFTLAGGDLNTLTLLVASLFMIIACEALLTHQINDYSEDLGISSTTVVRVGLKRGWALLASVVLVSIANLELIAYCSDIGMLLHGGAFAYLIAYPIYTCRGELKDVLSIVIPALNEEG comes from the coding sequence ATGAACCTAAAAGAAAACTTCAAAATGCTGAGGGTCAAGGAATGGATAAGGTTCTTCACACCTATCCCACTTATAGGAGCGATTTTAGCACATGCTACGCCCTTTGCCTTCATTTTAATCGGCGTAATCTTCTTCTGTGTGATAGGCTATGGATTCGTCATAAACAACTACTTTGATGTTGAAATAGACAAACGGAATACGAAAAAAGTCAGGATGGGTAAAAATCCACTTTCCGCGGGCAAAGTAACGAAAAAAGAAACTTTGGTGCTCATGAGTTTGCTACTCGTAATTCCAATCGCACTTTCCTGCTTTTTAACCCTAACAGGAGCTTTATTCACAGTGCTAAGTATTTCTTCTCTCACGCTCTACTCAGTAAAATATATAAGGCTTAAAGAAAGATTTATTGTTGATATAATAACACATGGTGTGATGTTTGGCTTGTTTCCCTTTTTAGCGGGTTTTACGCTGGCAGGAGGTGATTTAAACACGCTTACACTGCTGGTTGCCTCCCTGTTTATGATAATTGCTTGCGAGGCGTTACTCACGCATCAAATAAATGATTACAGTGAAGATTTAGGGATTTCAAGTACTACCGTTGTTAGAGTTGGTCTGAAGAGGGGTTGGGCTCTGCTCGCCTCGGTCGTTCTGGTATCCATCGCGAATTTAGAGCTAATCGCTTATTGTTCCGATATTGGAATGTTGCTTCATGGCGGTGCCTTTGCATATCTAATCGCATATCCCATATATACATGCAGGGGTGAACTCAAAGATGTTTTATCAATAGTAATTCCTGCGCTAAATGAAGAGGGATAA
- a CDS encoding COG1361 S-layer family protein: MRKNVKEKIGKLASLCVLSMVFFMMASSVPSFMFIAPAEAAFSSITVTHVTPTELHPGDTCKVTVTVKNNGGMDAKDIKLAFQGTETVSLIGPTVVHINTLNSWCSKEVEITVHVKEEALNGVYSIPIACSWRGHYFDPKKGTVTTDIITAQLGISFNIKGRVVINIGDITTDPADIRPGDENIEIRAFIENSGEAAAKDIEAVLICDGNSNNASFKPSWSGTDRSYIGRLNSGEKAEAIFHIDVAENAESNTYSIPLRIRYKDTNGKEYEVMRSVEILVEPKPEFEIISYYTEPAKIRAGDKGVKLHVKVRNVGSEKAESVSVRITGEADVPFDYDVKSDYLGNLKIGEDSVGILKFDVDKDALPKTYPQGIEIRCTGDRDLGDDNVYVFDKQIQLEVTSSGSSSSGRFSVPIPGFEAGLTLLLLFVVLVLRRKRFF; encoded by the coding sequence ATGAGAAAAAATGTTAAAGAAAAAATAGGGAAGTTGGCTTCGTTATGCGTACTCAGTATGGTGTTTTTTATGATGGCTTCGTCTGTGCCGTCGTTTATGTTTATAGCGCCAGCAGAAGCGGCTTTCTCTTCTATTACGGTAACCCATGTAACGCCTACGGAGTTGCATCCCGGGGATACCTGCAAGGTGACTGTGACGGTGAAGAACAACGGAGGGATGGATGCAAAAGATATCAAGCTGGCGTTTCAGGGTACAGAAACTGTATCGCTAATAGGACCTACCGTAGTGCACATAAATACACTGAACTCATGGTGCTCGAAGGAAGTGGAAATAACGGTGCATGTGAAGGAAGAAGCACTTAATGGTGTCTATTCCATTCCTATTGCATGTTCGTGGCGGGGGCACTATTTTGACCCGAAGAAGGGCACTGTAACTACCGATATCATAACAGCGCAATTAGGGATTTCCTTCAATATAAAAGGGCGTGTGGTGATAAACATCGGGGATATAACCACTGACCCTGCGGACATAAGACCTGGGGATGAGAACATTGAGATACGAGCTTTTATAGAGAACAGTGGCGAAGCGGCGGCGAAAGATATTGAAGCGGTATTGATTTGTGATGGTAATAGTAATAATGCGAGTTTCAAGCCCTCGTGGTCTGGAACAGACCGCTCGTACATAGGCAGGTTGAATTCAGGCGAAAAAGCTGAGGCGATATTCCATATTGACGTTGCAGAGAACGCGGAATCGAATACATACAGCATACCACTGCGAATAAGATACAAAGATACGAATGGCAAAGAATACGAGGTGATGCGTTCTGTGGAGATACTGGTGGAGCCGAAACCGGAATTTGAGATTATTTCCTACTATACTGAACCTGCGAAGATAAGAGCAGGTGATAAAGGTGTGAAACTGCACGTGAAGGTGCGGAATGTGGGTTCGGAGAAGGCAGAATCGGTTAGCGTGCGGATTACGGGCGAGGCGGACGTGCCCTTCGATTACGATGTGAAGAGCGATTATCTGGGCAACCTGAAGATAGGAGAAGATAGTGTGGGCATACTGAAGTTCGATGTGGATAAGGACGCACTGCCGAAGACATACCCGCAGGGCATAGAGATACGATGCACTGGAGACCGCGACTTAGGCGATGACAATGTGTATGTATTTGACAAGCAAATCCAGCTGGAAGTGACATCCTCGGGCTCGAGTTCATCAGGCAGATTTTCGGTTCCGATTCCCGGATTTGAAGCGGGATTAACCTTGCTTCTTCTGTTCGTGGTTCTGGTTTTGAGAAGGAAGAGGTTTTTCTAA
- a CDS encoding MMPL family transporter — protein MRDKLNRLGKKPLERYAKFVSHHAPVVLAIFFIFTIFMGYQASLMETAGTSQKDWLPEDIEVVNTFELIADQFAGSFSSATIVVEAAPGYAGSDEIRDMRDPRVLRYVDVLAERAKLVYGVVSAESAADVIKEANGGKIPSSLRSVKSLLEHNEMVKQQMSNYICDDNTMSVVRLKLQEDVDEARVVEGLNEVIKGNKPPGVVVELSGDPVAEVTMRELAQETMGKTSFVSFALIIVILIILFASLKYGLIPLLTIVFGLIWSNGTLVLAGFNITPQTSGVMAMIMGIGIDFGIQVTKRFRFELRTQKREDAMVDTLKNVFYPMTITTIAAMTGFLCLGLGKLPVMKDMGTMMAVGVVFCAIAALTVVPAVLVLLERRKG, from the coding sequence ATGCGAGATAAACTGAACAGATTAGGGAAAAAGCCTCTGGAGAGGTATGCAAAGTTCGTATCGCATCATGCACCCGTGGTGCTGGCTATATTTTTCATATTCACCATTTTCATGGGCTACCAGGCATCATTAATGGAAACCGCAGGTACATCGCAGAAGGATTGGCTACCAGAGGATATAGAAGTGGTAAATACATTCGAGCTAATAGCGGACCAGTTTGCAGGTAGTTTCAGCAGTGCCACGATTGTTGTGGAGGCAGCGCCTGGATACGCAGGTTCTGATGAGATACGTGATATGCGGGACCCGAGAGTCTTGAGATACGTGGATGTTCTTGCGGAACGTGCGAAGCTCGTTTATGGCGTGGTGAGCGCGGAAAGTGCTGCGGACGTGATAAAAGAAGCGAACGGGGGGAAAATACCGAGTTCGTTACGCAGTGTGAAGTCGTTATTGGAGCATAATGAAATGGTGAAGCAGCAGATGAGCAATTATATCTGCGATGACAATACGATGAGCGTGGTGCGCTTGAAGCTGCAGGAGGATGTGGACGAAGCGAGAGTAGTAGAGGGCTTGAACGAGGTGATAAAAGGTAATAAGCCTCCGGGTGTGGTTGTGGAACTCAGTGGCGACCCGGTAGCGGAGGTAACGATGCGAGAGCTTGCGCAGGAAACAATGGGGAAGACTTCTTTTGTCAGCTTCGCACTGATCATCGTCATTCTGATAATCTTATTTGCATCGCTAAAATACGGGCTTATTCCGCTGTTGACGATTGTTTTTGGTCTTATCTGGTCAAACGGGACGCTTGTTTTAGCTGGATTCAATATAACACCACAGACCTCGGGTGTGATGGCGATGATAATGGGCATCGGGATAGATTTCGGGATTCAGGTTACGAAACGGTTCAGATTTGAGCTACGAACACAGAAACGAGAGGATGCTATGGTTGATACGCTCAAGAATGTATTCTATCCAATGACGATAACGACGATAGCGGCGATGACGGGCTTTTTGTGCCTTGGACTAGGTAAATTGCCCGTGATGAAGGATATGGGCACGATGATGGCAGTAGGAGTGGTGTTCTGTGCGATTGCGGCGTTAACGGTGGTGCCCGCGGTTCTGGTGCTGTTGGAGCGGAGAAAAGGATAA
- a CDS encoding Sua5/YciO/YrdC/YwlC family protein: protein MEDGRPAKPFAVMFRDLSVVEKYVELKEGKEKILKAVQRPFLLLDKNSSPDDLDGISPGLGNVGVYLPYPPLRVIYQFPSSLSSSLPLPLL, encoded by the coding sequence ATGGAAGATGGAAGACCAGCCAAACCTTTCGCAGTGATGTTCAGGGATTTGAGTGTGGTAGAGAAATACGTAGAGCTAAAAGAGGGTAAAGAAAAAATACTGAAAGCCGTGCAAAGACCCTTTTTGCTTTTGGATAAGAACTCATCCCCGGATGATTTAGACGGTATTTCGCCCGGATTAGGAAATGTTGGCGTGTATTTACCATATCCTCCATTACGAGTAATCTACCAATTTCCCTCCTCTCTGTCATCTTCTCTACCGCTTCCGCTTCTATAA
- a CDS encoding cation-translocating P-type ATPase: YGRGKAVVTATGMRTELGKVARMLAGAKEEETPLKTRLREIGRWLSVSYLVICATLFALGVLTGVTLLRMLLWSISLAVAIVPETLPLIITGTLALGVQRMAKRNAIVRKLPAVETLGCITTICSDKTGTLTKNEMTVRRVYAGGKLMEVTGAGYAPAGDFIDTEGVRSEQSEDEDLRLALQIAALCNDSHLVKEEEADGYGYAYAVSGEPTEAALVVAAEKAGMNKDALEKSFPRVGEIPFERERKRMSTVHLVAGRMVAYVKGAPEVLLELSTGIYRSGEVSQLTEAVKREVLNISDKMAAEALRVIAVAYRELPSGSRNGSESEYNYTAEEIERELVFVGLFGMSDPPREEVKEAIKQCKKAGIKAVMITGDHKLTAVAIAKELGMMPFNRDEEVLTGVELDKMSEQDLENRVDSIVVYSRVSPAHKLRIVNALQRKGNVVAMTGDGINDAPALKRSDVGVAMNSGTDVAKEASDMILVDDNFATIVAAIREGRAIYDNMKKYLTYVLSYAFAEVCLLGGAFLFGIFARGMPLFPLTAIQILWTNLVIEDLPAMGLGIEPPEKDIMERKPRATNERVFTTEMVLSLVLMSIVISMGCMMIFLKNLSDPDIHMKKAQTMVFATLIFYEVFNAFNCRSERYSLLSIGIFANKWLILGVMGSLMLMVLAIQVPFTGRFFHTVPLTCIEWCVAIAIGTTILVAVELWKVIFGIGIRIRKRAGERCSIQ; the protein is encoded by the coding sequence CGTATGGAAGAGGAAAAGCCGTGGTAACAGCAACGGGTATGCGAACCGAGTTAGGGAAGGTTGCGAGGATGCTGGCAGGCGCAAAAGAGGAGGAGACGCCACTGAAGACCCGACTAAGGGAGATTGGACGGTGGTTGAGTGTCTCATATTTAGTTATCTGTGCAACTCTCTTTGCACTGGGTGTGCTCACCGGGGTCACTCTACTACGTATGCTTTTATGGAGTATAAGCCTTGCAGTAGCGATAGTGCCAGAGACGTTACCACTTATTATCACCGGGACGCTTGCGCTGGGAGTACAGAGGATGGCGAAGCGAAACGCAATAGTGAGGAAACTCCCGGCTGTTGAGACCTTAGGCTGCATAACCACGATATGCTCAGACAAGACAGGGACGCTGACGAAGAACGAAATGACCGTCCGCAGGGTGTATGCAGGTGGGAAGCTGATGGAAGTTACAGGAGCGGGCTACGCACCTGCTGGTGATTTTATTGACACAGAAGGAGTAAGGAGCGAACAAAGTGAGGACGAGGACCTGAGATTGGCGCTCCAAATTGCAGCACTGTGCAACGATTCTCATCTGGTAAAGGAAGAGGAAGCAGATGGGTATGGGTATGCGTATGCGGTTAGTGGTGAGCCAACAGAAGCCGCACTGGTGGTAGCAGCGGAGAAAGCAGGCATGAATAAGGATGCACTGGAGAAGAGCTTCCCAAGAGTGGGTGAGATACCGTTTGAGCGAGAGAGGAAGAGAATGAGCACGGTTCATCTTGTGGCGGGGAGAATGGTGGCATACGTAAAAGGTGCGCCGGAGGTTCTACTTGAGCTCTCCACCGGTATTTACCGCAGTGGTGAAGTTAGCCAGCTAACAGAAGCAGTGAAGAGAGAAGTGCTGAACATAAGTGATAAGATGGCGGCAGAAGCTTTGCGTGTGATTGCAGTTGCGTATAGGGAATTGCCATCCGGGAGCAGGAACGGGAGCGAGAGCGAGTACAATTATACCGCAGAGGAAATAGAACGGGAGCTTGTCTTTGTCGGTCTGTTTGGTATGAGCGACCCGCCACGTGAAGAGGTGAAAGAAGCGATAAAACAATGTAAAAAGGCAGGAATAAAAGCAGTTATGATTACGGGCGACCATAAATTGACGGCAGTGGCAATAGCAAAGGAGTTAGGAATGATGCCCTTTAACCGTGATGAAGAAGTACTGACCGGTGTAGAGTTGGACAAAATGAGTGAACAAGATCTTGAGAATCGTGTTGATAGCATAGTGGTCTATTCGAGGGTCTCTCCAGCACATAAATTACGAATCGTGAATGCATTGCAGAGGAAGGGTAATGTGGTGGCAATGACTGGAGATGGTATAAACGATGCACCGGCATTGAAGAGAAGCGATGTGGGCGTGGCAATGAATTCCGGCACTGATGTGGCGAAAGAAGCATCTGATATGATACTGGTGGATGATAACTTCGCGACCATAGTGGCAGCGATAAGAGAAGGTAGAGCCATTTATGATAATATGAAGAAGTATCTCACTTATGTGCTTTCTTATGCATTTGCAGAGGTATGTCTGCTGGGTGGTGCGTTCCTGTTTGGCATCTTTGCTCGTGGAATGCCACTGTTTCCACTCACTGCGATACAGATTTTATGGACGAATTTAGTGATAGAGGACCTGCCGGCAATGGGTTTGGGTATCGAGCCCCCGGAGAAGGATATAATGGAGCGTAAGCCGAGAGCCACAAACGAAAGAGTATTCACAACTGAGATGGTTCTCAGCCTCGTACTCATGTCTATTGTAATATCTATGGGGTGCATGATGATCTTCCTGAAAAACCTTTCAGATCCTGATATTCATATGAAGAAGGCGCAAACGATGGTATTCGCAACGCTTATATTTTATGAGGTATTCAATGCCTTTAATTGCCGCTCAGAGAGGTATTCTTTGCTGAGTATCGGCATATTTGCGAATAAATGGCTGATATTGGGGGTAATGGGTTCGCTCATGCTCATGGTTCTGGCAATACAGGTCCCTTTCACAGGTCGCTTCTTCCATACTGTTCCTCTAACCTGCATAGAATGGTGCGTTGCAATTGCTATAGGCACCACGATCCTGGTTGCCGTGGAGCTGTGGAAAGTGATATTTGGAATTGGGATTAGAATTAGAAAACGAGCAGGAGAAAGGTGCAGCATCCAGTAA
- a CDS encoding HTH domain-containing protein: protein MAKRVYIADMEKALKEGKKPIELLNVILGFLNFKPIEIKIYNLLLNSSLTIKQIQNLLNLSERTIRKYIRRLDQEGFIIKKVEEGKRLKYIYTAVPVQEAWKKVKGKIQEILDETTRVLK, encoded by the coding sequence ATGGCAAAAAGGGTTTATATTGCAGATATGGAGAAGGCGCTGAAAGAGGGAAAGAAACCAATAGAGTTACTGAATGTTATTTTAGGCTTTCTTAACTTTAAGCCGATAGAAATAAAAATTTACAATCTTTTACTGAACTCATCGTTAACGATAAAGCAAATACAAAACCTGCTGAATCTTTCGGAACGAACGATACGGAAATATATCCGGCGATTAGACCAGGAAGGATTTATAATAAAAAAGGTGGAAGAGGGCAAAAGGCTTAAATACATCTATACTGCAGTTCCTGTTCAGGAAGCATGGAAGAAAGTAAAGGGGAAGATACAGGAGATATTGGATGAGACTACCAGAGTTCTGAAATAA